In Rahnella aquatilis CIP 78.65 = ATCC 33071, one DNA window encodes the following:
- the fpr gene encoding ferredoxin--NADP(+) reductase, with the protein MADWVTGKVKKVEHWTDSLFSITVNAPVDPFTAGQFAKLSLDIDGERVQRAYSYVNPPSSGELEFYLVNVPEGKLSPHLHVMQPGDEINITKEAAGFFVIEEVPECETLWMLATGTAIGPYLSILQEGIGLERFKNIVLVHAARFAADLSYLPLMQQLQRRYEGKLHIQTVVSREEISGSLTGRVPALIESGALEAAVGLKMLAEDSHIMLCGNPQMVRDTQQVLKDTRGMRKHLKRKPGHMTSEHYW; encoded by the coding sequence ATGGCTGATTGGGTGACAGGAAAAGTCAAAAAAGTTGAGCACTGGACCGACAGTTTGTTCAGCATCACGGTCAATGCCCCCGTTGATCCTTTTACTGCCGGCCAGTTCGCCAAACTTTCACTGGATATTGACGGTGAGCGGGTACAGCGCGCTTATTCCTATGTAAATCCGCCATCGAGCGGCGAACTTGAGTTTTATCTGGTGAATGTGCCGGAGGGAAAACTCAGCCCGCATCTGCACGTGATGCAGCCCGGTGACGAAATCAACATCACCAAAGAAGCCGCCGGGTTTTTCGTGATTGAAGAAGTGCCTGAATGCGAGACCCTGTGGATGCTGGCAACCGGTACCGCTATCGGGCCGTATCTGTCTATTTTGCAGGAAGGTATCGGACTGGAGCGGTTCAAGAACATTGTTCTGGTTCACGCCGCACGCTTCGCGGCTGACCTGAGTTATCTGCCACTCATGCAACAGCTTCAGCGTCGCTATGAAGGCAAATTACATATTCAGACCGTGGTCAGCCGCGAGGAAATTTCCGGCTCACTGACCGGTCGTGTTCCGGCTCTGATTGAAAGCGGCGCGCTGGAAGCGGCTGTCGGCCTGAAGATGCTGGCTGAAGACAGCCACATCATGCTGTGCGGCAACCCGCAAATGGTTCGCGATACCCAGCAGGTACTGAAAGACACACGGGGTATGCGCAAACACCTGAAACGTAAACCGGGCCATATGACCAGCGAGCATTACTGGTAA
- a CDS encoding DUF805 domain-containing protein has product MTLQHALFSFNGRLGRRDFWIWMVSWLILMVADFFFAAQEWITYQTAGFALVVLLWPTAAVLVKRLHDRNKSAWWALLFVLAWMLVAGNWAAAMPPMWSWVLGRLSPSVIFIMLLIDCGAFTGTPGTNRFGPEPDEVKFR; this is encoded by the coding sequence ATGACGCTACAGCATGCACTGTTTTCTTTTAACGGCCGTCTGGGTCGCCGCGATTTCTGGATTTGGATGGTCAGCTGGCTGATCCTGATGGTGGCTGATTTCTTTTTTGCCGCACAGGAATGGATTACCTATCAGACCGCCGGATTCGCGCTGGTGGTTTTGCTGTGGCCGACTGCCGCAGTGCTGGTAAAAAGATTACATGACCGCAATAAATCTGCCTGGTGGGCGCTGCTGTTTGTGCTGGCGTGGATGCTGGTGGCGGGGAACTGGGCAGCGGCGATGCCGCCGATGTGGAGCTGGGTTCTGGGGCGGCTGTCACCCTCAGTGATTTTTATCATGTTGCTGATCGACTGCGGCGCTTTTACCGGCACGCCGGGCACAAATCGCTTTGGCCCGGAGCCGGACGAGGTGAAATTCCGCTGA
- a CDS encoding DUF1454 family protein, whose protein sequence is MTVAQSLLRLALPALLMFAGQNIALADPPADHSGVTEEMPKAPYLLAGAPTFETTLINFRAKYNEANPTQQIGEFRSISDKSPNSSLTRAASKINENLYASTALEKGTGKIKTLQITYLPIQGAEEKAARTLAISYMANLMRQFDATLSTEQSVARVASLIEKGKGQQFYKQEIGAVRFVISDNGEKGLTFAVEPVKLALAEP, encoded by the coding sequence ATGACCGTTGCTCAATCCTTATTACGACTGGCGCTGCCCGCGCTGCTGATGTTCGCTGGTCAGAATATTGCGCTGGCCGATCCGCCAGCCGACCACTCTGGCGTCACAGAAGAGATGCCAAAAGCACCTTATCTGCTTGCAGGCGCGCCAACTTTTGAAACAACGCTGATCAATTTCCGCGCCAAATACAATGAAGCCAATCCGACCCAGCAGATTGGCGAGTTCCGGTCGATCAGTGATAAATCTCCAAACAGTTCCCTGACCCGCGCCGCCAGCAAGATTAATGAAAATCTGTATGCCTCGACCGCACTGGAAAAAGGCACCGGTAAAATCAAAACGCTGCAAATCACCTATTTGCCGATTCAGGGGGCTGAAGAAAAGGCCGCACGCACGCTGGCGATAAGCTATATGGCCAATCTGATGCGTCAGTTCGACGCCACATTATCCACCGAGCAAAGCGTGGCGAGAGTCGCTTCTCTGATCGAAAAAGGAAAAGGTCAGCAGTTTTATAAGCAGGAGATAGGCGCGGTGCGTTTTGTCATTTCAGACAATGGCGAAAAAGGACTGACATTCGCCGTTGAGCCGGTCAAGCTGGCGCTTGCTGAGCCGTGA
- the tpiA gene encoding triose-phosphate isomerase yields the protein MRHPLVMGNWKLNGSTHMVNELIAALRTELSTVVGCGVAIAPPEVYLSQAKHALAGSRIALGAQNVDANLSGAFTGEISADMLKDIGAKYIIIGHSERRTYHKESDEFIAKKFGVLKDAGLTPVLCIGETEAENEAGKTEAVCAKQLDAVLSTLGAKAFEGAVIAYEPVWAIGTGKSATPAQAQAVHKFIRDHIAKQDAAVAEQVIIQYGGSVNAANAAELFTQPDIDGALVGGASLKADAFAVIVKAAAEAKQA from the coding sequence ATGCGACATCCATTAGTGATGGGTAACTGGAAGCTTAACGGCAGCACCCACATGGTTAACGAACTGATTGCTGCTCTGCGTACTGAACTGAGCACAGTGGTAGGTTGTGGCGTTGCAATTGCTCCACCAGAAGTTTACCTGTCACAGGCTAAACACGCTCTGGCGGGCAGCCGTATTGCGCTGGGTGCTCAGAACGTTGATGCTAACCTGTCCGGCGCATTCACCGGTGAGATCTCTGCCGACATGCTGAAAGACATCGGTGCGAAATACATCATCATCGGTCACTCAGAACGCCGCACTTACCACAAAGAAAGCGACGAGTTCATCGCGAAAAAATTCGGTGTGCTGAAAGACGCTGGCCTGACTCCTGTTCTGTGCATCGGTGAAACCGAAGCAGAAAACGAAGCAGGCAAAACTGAAGCCGTTTGCGCTAAACAACTGGACGCGGTGCTGAGCACTCTGGGTGCGAAAGCATTCGAAGGCGCAGTCATCGCTTACGAACCTGTTTGGGCGATCGGTACCGGCAAATCAGCCACCCCGGCTCAGGCTCAGGCGGTTCACAAATTCATCCGTGACCACATCGCAAAACAAGATGCTGCGGTTGCTGAACAAGTGATCATCCAGTACGGCGGTTCCGTTAACGCGGCTAACGCTGCTGAGCTGTTCACACAGCCAGATATCGATGGCGCACTGGTTGGCGGCGCATCACTGAAAGCTGATGCTTTCGCAGTGATCGTGAAAGCGGCTGCGGAAGCCAAACAAGCGTAA
- a CDS encoding sulfate ABC transporter substrate-binding protein, producing MRKWAAGLGLLLVATGAIAKDIQILNVSYDPTREFYEQYNKAFSKYWQGKTGDTVTVRQSHGGSGKQATSVINGIEADVVTLALAYDVDAIAERGRIDKNWITRLPDNSAPYTSTIVFLVRKGNPKQIHDWNDLIKPGVSVITPNPKTSGGARWNYLAAWGYALHHNNNDKAKAQDFVKALYKNVEVLDSGARGATNTFVERGIGDVLIAWENEALLATKEVGKDKFEIVTPSESILAEPTVSVVDKVVDKRDTRTVADAYLKYLYSPEGQTIAAENYYRPRDPQVEKKFAAEFPKLKLFTIDQVAGTWAQAQKDHFATDGIFDQISKR from the coding sequence ATGCGTAAATGGGCTGCAGGTTTGGGATTACTGTTGGTAGCAACGGGAGCCATTGCCAAAGATATTCAGATTCTGAACGTGTCATACGATCCAACCCGTGAGTTCTATGAACAATACAATAAGGCGTTTAGCAAATACTGGCAGGGCAAAACCGGTGATACGGTTACTGTGCGCCAGTCGCATGGCGGCTCAGGCAAACAGGCTACGTCAGTGATTAATGGCATTGAAGCGGATGTGGTGACACTGGCGCTGGCTTATGACGTTGATGCCATTGCAGAACGTGGCCGTATCGATAAAAACTGGATCACCCGCCTGCCGGACAACTCTGCGCCTTACACATCCACCATTGTATTTCTGGTGCGCAAAGGCAACCCGAAACAAATTCATGACTGGAATGATTTGATCAAACCGGGCGTGTCAGTGATTACGCCGAACCCTAAAACGTCTGGCGGTGCACGCTGGAACTATCTGGCTGCCTGGGGTTACGCGTTGCATCACAACAACAATGACAAAGCGAAGGCTCAGGATTTCGTGAAAGCATTATATAAAAACGTGGAAGTACTGGATTCCGGTGCGCGTGGCGCAACCAACACCTTCGTTGAACGCGGTATCGGTGATGTGCTGATTGCCTGGGAAAACGAGGCATTGCTGGCAACAAAAGAAGTCGGCAAAGACAAGTTCGAAATCGTCACGCCAAGCGAATCGATTCTGGCGGAGCCAACGGTTTCTGTGGTCGATAAAGTGGTGGATAAGCGTGACACCCGTACAGTGGCGGATGCTTACCTGAAATACCTGTACTCGCCGGAAGGCCAGACTATCGCGGCAGAAAATTATTACCGTCCGCGTGATCCGCAAGTCGAGAAGAAATTCGCGGCTGAATTCCCGAAACTGAAACTGTTCACTATTGATCAGGTTGCAGGTACCTGGGCTCAGGCACAGAAAGACCATTTCGCAACAGACGGTATTTTTGACCAGATCTCTAAACGTTAA
- the pfkA gene encoding 6-phosphofructokinase yields the protein MIKKIGVLTSGGDAPGMNAAIRGVVRAALSADLEVYGIEDGYLGMYENRMRKLDRYSVSDMINRGGTFLGSARFPEFRDPEMRKVALQNMKDRGIDGLVVIGGDGSYAGADLLTKEGGIRCIGLPGTIDNDVAGTDYTIGFFTALGTVVEAIDRLRDTSSSHQRISIVEVMGRYCGDLTLAAAIAGGCEFIAIPEVEFKRDDLVAEIKAGIAKGKKHAIVAITEKLDNIEELAKYIEKETCRETRGTVLGHIQRGGAPVAYDRILASRMGAYAVDLLLEEDRDYSQGGFCVGVENEKMVHELISICIAPENKKSKFKEDWYDTAKKLF from the coding sequence ATGATCAAAAAAATTGGTGTACTGACAAGTGGTGGCGATGCCCCAGGCATGAATGCTGCGATCCGTGGCGTTGTCCGCGCCGCTTTGTCTGCAGATTTGGAAGTCTACGGTATTGAAGATGGCTACCTCGGCATGTATGAAAACCGCATGCGCAAACTGGATCGTTACAGCGTCTCCGATATGATCAACCGTGGTGGTACTTTCCTGGGGTCAGCACGTTTTCCGGAATTCCGTGATCCAGAAATGCGTAAAGTTGCCCTGCAGAATATGAAAGACCGCGGTATTGATGGCCTGGTGGTTATCGGCGGTGACGGTTCATATGCGGGTGCAGACCTGCTGACGAAAGAAGGTGGCATCCGTTGTATCGGCCTGCCAGGTACCATCGATAACGATGTTGCCGGGACTGACTACACTATCGGTTTTTTCACAGCATTGGGCACTGTGGTTGAGGCGATTGACCGTTTACGTGATACCTCATCCTCACACCAGCGTATCTCTATTGTTGAAGTGATGGGCCGCTATTGCGGTGATTTAACTTTAGCGGCAGCGATTGCCGGGGGTTGCGAATTTATCGCTATCCCTGAAGTAGAATTTAAACGTGATGATCTGGTTGCTGAAATCAAAGCCGGTATCGCGAAAGGTAAAAAACACGCGATTGTCGCCATCACCGAGAAGTTAGATAACATCGAAGAACTGGCTAAATACATCGAGAAAGAAACCTGTCGTGAAACGCGTGGCACTGTCTTAGGCCATATTCAGCGTGGCGGAGCACCGGTCGCTTATGATCGTATCCTGGCTTCCCGCATGGGCGCTTATGCTGTTGATCTGCTGCTGGAAGAAGACCGCGACTATTCTCAGGGCGGTTTCTGTGTCGGCGTTGAAAACGAGAAAATGGTTCACGAATTAATCTCGATTTGTATCGCGCCAGAGAACAAGAAAAGTAAATTCAAAGAAGACTGGTACGATACGGCGAAAAAACTTTTCTGA
- the cpxP gene encoding cell-envelope stress modulator CpxP → MFKAASFGLATLLTLSSGVVLADGAKPVSAMPAEHDSTMLDKPQERNTMFDGVNLTEQQRQQMRDLMHQARKDLPHVNVEQIETMHRLVTAQKFDQGAVRAQAELMAQEQVDRQVEMARIRNQMFNLLTPEQKDVLNQKHEQRMKQMQMQLSGLQSSSAQKTSSTSTTE, encoded by the coding sequence ATGTTTAAGGCAGCTTCATTCGGTTTGGCCACGCTTCTGACGCTGAGTTCAGGTGTCGTTTTAGCAGATGGCGCAAAACCAGTGTCGGCGATGCCAGCAGAACATGATAGCACGATGTTGGATAAGCCTCAGGAACGCAACACCATGTTTGATGGTGTAAATCTTACTGAGCAACAGCGCCAGCAAATGCGTGACCTGATGCACCAGGCTCGTAAAGATTTGCCTCATGTAAATGTAGAACAGATAGAAACGATGCACAGGTTGGTTACTGCCCAAAAGTTTGATCAGGGCGCCGTTCGTGCACAAGCTGAATTAATGGCTCAGGAGCAGGTGGATCGGCAGGTCGAAATGGCCCGTATCCGCAACCAGATGTTTAATCTGCTGACCCCTGAGCAAAAAGATGTATTGAACCAGAAACACGAGCAGCGCATGAAACAGATGCAAATGCAGTTATCTGGATTACAGTCCTCTTCTGCCCAGAAGACGAGTAGTACCAGCACGACCGAGTAA